From Penaeus monodon isolate SGIC_2016 chromosome 6, NSTDA_Pmon_1, whole genome shotgun sequence, the proteins below share one genomic window:
- the LOC119573892 gene encoding zinc finger protein 76-like, whose protein sequence is MRGHTGERPYKCATCGSSFTQKSNLRVHNRTHTGEKPFKCDMCDVSFSQGSHLTAHKRIHNNERPYACDSCQQMFTQRSALKRHIMTHTGDKPHKCDECSAKFSQKDDLRRHLKVHTGEKPIMCSYKHCNMNFTDRTGLTRHIKSVHCDKPELPGDGKKKKRKKSGSKSSPCPSNSPKSVKGGKAKASTVEPTRTSRRLREAAEKKKVKPEHADFIMGDFIDVDVAINDAKPAAQQKSPKKIADKSQETKQTEKARMESWCFCEVPHGPDEPHNHAGVETKTMNDLTANIVNNDKGCPSKINESDTNTDLVASAHATGATSLLQLSMEHVAHGSIPPSTISEGLQEATGAVTIDASSLVVPQMEGGPQNVVGPASQPGVASVTQASPSVGQSVMGGHVVTAISQHGAQGSGRLVSQPMISGQVVTAGQLVGTSQLMTPEGTIYIEASEMLSNGAVVINPGQGTYISYDQITIGADGQQSEFGQVLCLFSISFSLEHHWSKGCLACMAFLL, encoded by the exons ATGAGAGGTCATACCGGGGAGAGACCATATAAATGTGCAACGTGTGGATCATCATTCACCCAGAAGAGCAATTTGCGTGTACATAATCGAACACATACTGGTGAAAAGCCTTTCAAATGTGACATGTGCGATGTTTCGTTCAGTCAGGGTAGTCATTTGACTGCTCACAAACGAATTCATAATAATGAACGGCCATATGCATGTGACAGCTGCCAACAAATGTTTACACAGCGTAGTGCTCTGAAACGGCACATAATGACACATACAGGTGACAAACCACACAAGTGTGATGAGTGTAGTGCCAAATTTTCACAGAAAGATGATTTAAGAAGACACTTAAAGGTTCATACTGGAGAAAAGCCAATCATGTGCTCATACAAGCATTGCAATATGAATTTCACAGATAGAACAGGTTTGACAAGACACATAAAATCAGTACATTGTGACAAACCAGAGTTAccaggagatggaaagaaaaagaaaagaaagaaatcaggATCAAAATCATCCCCATGCCCAAGTAATAGTCCAAAATCTGTGAAAGGAGGTAAAGCTAAGGCCTCAACTGTAGAACCAACTAGGACAAGTAGACGTCTGCGAGAAGCAGctgaaaagaaaaaggtgaaaccAGAGCATGCTGATTTTATTATGGGTGATTTTATAGATGTGGATGTAGCAATTAATGATGCAAAACCAGCAGCTCagcagaaatcaccaaagaagaTAGCTGATAAGTCTCAGGAAACTAAACAAACTGAAAAGGCAAGAATGGAGTCTTGGTGCTTTTGTGAGGTACCTCATGGCCCAGATGAACCTCATAATCATGCTGGAGTTGAAACTAAAACTATGAATGATTTAACTGccaatattgttaataatgataagggatgTCCATCGAAGATAAATGAGAGTGATACTAACACAGATCTAGTTGCAAGTGCTCATGCCACTGGTGCAACTTCCCTACTTCAGTTATCAATGGAACATGTAGCTCATGGTTCAATTCCTCCTAGTACTATTAGTGAGGGCCTGCAAGAAGCCACTGGTGCTGTGACCATTGATGCTTCATCTTTAGTAGTTCCTCAGATGGAAGGAGGACCACAAAATGTAGTTGGGCCCGCCAGTCAACCAGGAGTTGCTTCAGTCACCCAAGCTTCTCCGTCAGTTGGGCAGAGCGTAATGGGTGGCCATGTGGTTACTGCCATAAGCCAGCATGGTGCCCAAGGAAGTGGGCGATTAGTCAGTCAGCCAATGATTAGTGGGCAAGTTGTCACTGCTGGTCAACTGGTTGGCACTAGTCAGTTGATGACACCAGAAGGTACAATCTACATTGAGGCCAGTGAAATGTTAAGCAATGGAGCAGTTGTGATAAACCCTGGCCAAGGCACCTATATCAGCTATGATCAGATTACAATTGGAGCAGATGGTCAG CAATCAGAGTTTGGACAAGTCCTTTGCTTGTTCTCCATTTCCTTTAGTCTTGAGCATCATTGGAGCAAAGGCTGTTTAGCCTGCATGGCCTTCCTCCTATGA
- the LOC119574288 gene encoding zinc finger protein 271-like: MESAPPLNLSTTVKVVELKAIVPDLETQDYTVEGELVEEISGNVEDEGHSLAMASGMEDQEEVGHIEETKENLLNDSKEITTKEEPPIIEKEYKCSECSFTFSRASQLRAHERTHYEEQAYECDQCDEVFVRIGLLMSHRRGHHRQNLSCSDCDAKFTNYNSYRVHLRSHKGERPHKCLDCNMSFVQQCHLHIHRRVHTGEKPFMCEICHQGFKQMSHLTTHMRIHTQDKPYVCTLCNASFSQTSSLKRHKRRHTGEKPFKCDICSALFVERRNLIRHQLTHSGEKPYKCELCPASFTQMIDLKRHQMSHSGLKPFKCDICEAAFSRKNNLQWHKLTHEGDTPYRCEKCNAGFSLQRDMKAHMRTHTGSKPFSCDKCESTFSQFSTLKRHRQSHTGERHFVCSKCNGAFKDKSALKRHQLRHDGVRPFACQKCDSTFMEYRNLKRHKVTVHGEERFEGGDNVMEPKESENIQNIPPLKKRIGKHDSDETLNEMYDSNYASASVVQPQETGHQQQQHVNQVVSLPPLTPLPQSQPQVHTTTTLPSHTQTPMVNEIVTIPAQAPGQMPTLMLTQHGQPPRPGRPANNCQNYQSHVLTYVEGSFGQWHSWCFCETPNIPNGPQNIIDGTTSTTVASHPPASTALSAAPLPQHQQVTYTELQQPQTQQNQDAVGVQEVTQTEYHQTPQYHTNYPQPIHHYEESHHQDPLDQISHHQQHHQPSHHQQLHQSHSHQEDGKISSEPQVFAIPGIQQEQQEQQQQQQQHSSNTHSHINNNSSSNNHNNKTSSSKNPNITKNISNSSITNITTTTKSHSNCTHSRINTKTYQNLRLILK, translated from the exons ATGGAGTCTGCTCCACCCCTAAATTTGTCCACCACAGTCAAAGTGGTGGAACTAAAGGCCATAGTGCCAGATTTAGAAACCCAAGATTACACAGTGGAAGGTGAATTGGTAGAAGAGATAAGTGGCAATGTTGAAGATGAAGGGCACTCTCTGGCCATGGCCTCAGGAATGGAGGACCAAGAGGAGGTGGGCCATATTGAAGAGACCAAGGAGAATCTGCTCAATGATTCCAAGGAAATAACAACAAAGGAAGAGCCACCCATCATTGAAAAGGAATACAAGTGCTCAGAATGTTCTTTTACTTTCTCACGGGCTAGTCAGCTACGTGCCCATGAAAGAACCCACTATGAGGAGCAG GCATATGAATGTGATCAATGTGATGAAGTCTTTGTACGTATTGGCTTATTGATGAGTCATCGTAGGGGACATCACCGTCAAAATTTATCTTGCTCAGATTGTGATGCAAAGTTCACTAACTATAATAGTTATAGGGTTCATTTACGAAGCCACAAAGGAGAGAGGCCTCATAAATGTTTAGATTGTAATATGTCCTTTGTGCAACAATGCCATTTGCATATTCACCGGAGAGTACACACAGGGGAGAAACCATTTATGTGTGAAATTTGTCACCAAGGATTTAAGCAAATGTCTCACTTGACAACACATATGAGAATCCACACTCAAGATAAGCCTTATGTATGTACACTATGCAATGCCTCTTTCTCTCAGACCAGTAGTTTAAAACGGCACAAAAGAAGACACACAGGAGAGAAACCTTTTAAATGTGACATATGCAGTGCACTCTTTGTTGAGAGAAGGAATCTAATAAGACATCAATTAACACACTCTGGGGAAAAACCATACAAATGTGAATTATGCCCTGCATCTTTTACACAGATGATTGATTTGAAGCGTCATCAGATGTCACATTCAGGTCTGAAGCCTTTTAAGTGTGATATATGTGAAGCAGCATTTAGTCGCAAGAACAATCTCCAGTGGCACAAACTGACCCATGAAGGAGATACCCCATACAGATGCGAGAAATGCAATGCTGGTTTTAGTCTCCAAAGGGACATGAAGGCTCACATGAGAACACATACTGGATCTAAACCATTTAGTTGTGATAAGTGTGAGTCAACTTTCTCTCAGTTTAGTACACTTAAACGCCACAGACAAAGCCACACAGGAGAAAGACATTTTGTGTGCTCAAAGTGTAATGGAGCCTTTAAGGACAAAAGTGCTTTGAAAAGACATCAGCTTAGACATGACGGAGTGAGACCTTTTGCTTGTCAGAAATGTGACTCCACTTTTATGGAGTACCGGAATCTGAAAAGACACAAAGTAACAGTTCATGGTGAAGAGCGATTTGAAGGTGGTGATAATGTGATGGAACCCAAAGAAAGTGAGAACATTCAGAACATTCCACCTCTCAAGAAAAGGATTGGAAAGCATGACAGTGATGAAACACTGAATGAAATGTATGATTCAAACTATGCATCAGCCTCTGTTGTACAGCCACAAGAAACAGGTCATCAGCAACAGCAGCATGTCAATCAAGTTGTCTCATTGCCACCATTGACACCTCTTCCACAAAGTCAGCCTCAGGTACATACAACAACTACCTTACCTTCCCACACACAAACTCCTATGGTTAATGAGATTGTTACTATTCCTGCCCAAGCTCCAGGGCAAATGCCAACGCTGATGCTCACTCAGCATGGTCAACCCCCTCGACCAGGGAGACCAGCTAATAACTGTCAGAATTATCAGTCACATGTGCTAACATACGTGGAAGGGAGTTTTGGTCAATGGCATTCATGGTGCTTTTGTGAGACTCCCAACATTCCTAATGGCCCTCAGAATATCATTGATGGCACAACATCAACAACTGTAGCAAGTCACCCTCCTGCTTCTACTGCTTTATCTGCAGCACCATTACCCCAACATCAGCAAGTAACATACACAGAACTCCagcaaccacaaacacaacaaaaccaagaTGCTGTAGGTGTTCAAGAGGTGACACAAACAGAGTATCATCAAACTCCACAGTATCACACTAACTATCCGCAACCAATCCATCATTATGAAGAAAGCCATCACCAAGACCCACTAGACCAAATAAGCCACCATCAACAACACCATCAACCATCTCATCACCAGCAGCTTCATCAATCACATTCTCACCAGGAGGACGGTAAGATAAGTTCTGAACCTCAGGTATTTGCAATACCAGGCATTCAGCAagagcaacaagaacaacaacaacagcagcagcagcacagcagcaaCACCCACAgccacatcaacaacaacagcagcagcaacaaccacaacaacaagacCAGCAGCAGCAAGAATCCCAACATCACCAAGAACATCAGCAACAGCagcatcaccaacatcaccaccaccaccaagagCCACAGCAACTGCACCCACAGCCGGATCAACACCAAGACTTATCAGAACCTCAGGCTGATCCTCAAGTGA